A region of Beijerinckia sp. 28-YEA-48 DNA encodes the following proteins:
- a CDS encoding leucyl aminopeptidase family protein yields the protein MSNLFAAPSKKSIPVWFATTETWNSLQGDLPKEAVAFAKANGFTPSPGRHLICPSPSGAIAGVLFGVDEFDKARRDDMAPGRLATLLPPGDYHFANAPGSSAQSSELAALSWGLSSYRFGRYGKNGQPFARLVPPARVDALGLARTVGAINTARDLINTPTNDMGPSALEAAARQIATRHKAKVQVIKGDALLQNNFPLIHAVGRASDDAPRLVDISWGPVKAPKVTLVGKGVCFDTGGLDLKPSSAMLLMKKDMAGAATALALAEMIMGAGLNVRLRVLLPIVENSVSSNAFRPGDVYKSRKGLTVEIGNTDAEGRLVLCDALALACEEKPQLLFDFATLTGAARVALGPDLPPFYSNDDALAEAITTTAFAEQDPVWRLPLWDAYDSMLDSKIASLNNVSSGPFAGSITAALYLRRFVETGVSWAHFDIYGWTPATKPGRPEGGEPQTARMLFTLLNDRFGGKPRKS from the coding sequence ATGTCCAACCTGTTCGCAGCTCCCTCGAAGAAATCGATTCCCGTCTGGTTCGCGACCACCGAGACATGGAACAGCCTGCAAGGCGACCTGCCGAAGGAGGCCGTCGCCTTCGCCAAGGCCAATGGCTTCACCCCCTCGCCCGGCCGCCATCTGATCTGCCCCAGCCCATCAGGTGCGATTGCCGGCGTGCTGTTCGGTGTCGATGAGTTCGACAAGGCACGCCGCGACGACATGGCCCCCGGCCGGCTGGCGACCTTATTGCCGCCAGGCGACTATCATTTCGCCAATGCCCCGGGATCATCAGCCCAGAGCAGCGAATTGGCCGCCCTGTCCTGGGGGCTTTCGTCCTATCGCTTCGGCCGCTACGGCAAGAACGGCCAGCCCTTCGCGCGACTGGTACCGCCGGCGCGTGTCGATGCCTTGGGCCTCGCCCGCACCGTTGGCGCTATCAACACCGCGCGCGATCTGATCAACACGCCGACCAATGACATGGGACCGAGCGCGCTCGAAGCCGCCGCCCGCCAGATCGCGACGCGCCATAAAGCGAAAGTGCAAGTCATCAAGGGCGATGCCCTGCTGCAAAACAACTTCCCGCTCATTCATGCGGTCGGCCGCGCCTCCGACGATGCGCCGCGCCTCGTCGATATCAGCTGGGGGCCGGTGAAAGCGCCCAAGGTGACGCTCGTCGGCAAAGGCGTCTGTTTCGATACTGGCGGTCTCGACCTCAAGCCATCGAGCGCCATGCTGTTGATGAAGAAGGACATGGCCGGAGCCGCCACGGCGCTGGCGCTGGCCGAAATGATCATGGGCGCCGGGCTTAACGTGCGCCTGCGCGTGCTTTTGCCGATCGTCGAGAACTCCGTGTCCAGCAATGCTTTTCGCCCCGGCGATGTCTACAAGAGCCGCAAGGGGCTGACGGTCGAGATCGGCAATACCGATGCGGAAGGCCGCCTCGTGCTCTGCGATGCTTTGGCGCTCGCCTGCGAAGAGAAGCCGCAACTGCTGTTTGACTTCGCCACCTTGACCGGCGCGGCCCGCGTCGCGCTCGGCCCCGATCTGCCGCCGTTCTACAGCAATGACGACGCACTCGCCGAAGCCATCACGACGACGGCTTTCGCCGAACAGGATCCGGTGTGGCGCCTGCCGCTGTGGGACGCCTATGATTCCATGCTCGACAGCAAGATTGCCTCGCTCAACAATGTGTCGAGCGGCCCTTTCGCCGGTTCCATCACCGCGGCGCTCTATCTGCGCCGCTTCGTCGAAACCGGCGTCTCCTGGGCCCATTTCGACATTTACGGCTGGACGCCCGCCACCAAGCCCGGCCGGCCCGAGGGCGGCGAACCGCAGACGGCGCGCATGCTGTTTACTCTGTTGAATGACCGTTTCGGCGGCAAACCGCGCAAAAGCTAA
- a CDS encoding DUF1194 domain-containing protein, whose protein sequence is MNTRASRGPGRRIATKLWALALAGVTLLGLPAAAKDGATAVDVELVLAVDVSYSMDPEEQRIQRDGYVQALTSQPFLAALKSGTHQRIAVIYIQWASALDQDVLVPWTLIDSAQAAQAFAEKLTEAPYRRAQRTSISGAIDFSAQQFANNGYNGERQVIDVSGDGTNNNGRPVTQARDDALQQGIVINGLPLLIRPSNYGYFNDIANLDEYYEDCVIGGAGAFLIPIKDRANFIEATRTKLIMEIASILPQPLFKNSAIIPAQAREPRVNCLVGESMWRNRWGN, encoded by the coding sequence ATGAACACGCGAGCGAGTCGGGGCCCTGGCCGCCGGATAGCCACCAAACTTTGGGCGCTGGCGCTAGCCGGCGTGACCCTTCTCGGCCTGCCGGCCGCGGCGAAAGACGGCGCCACCGCCGTCGACGTTGAACTCGTCCTCGCTGTCGACGTCTCCTATTCGATGGATCCGGAAGAGCAGCGCATTCAGCGCGACGGCTATGTGCAAGCTTTGACCTCGCAGCCATTTCTCGCCGCACTGAAGTCGGGCACGCATCAGCGTATCGCCGTCATCTATATCCAATGGGCGTCGGCGCTCGATCAGGACGTACTCGTGCCCTGGACGCTGATCGACAGCGCGCAAGCGGCGCAAGCCTTCGCCGAAAAACTGACGGAAGCGCCGTATCGGCGAGCGCAGCGCACCTCCATCTCCGGCGCCATCGATTTCTCGGCGCAGCAATTCGCCAATAACGGATACAACGGCGAGCGGCAGGTCATCGACGTTTCGGGCGACGGCACCAACAACAATGGCCGACCGGTGACGCAGGCCCGCGACGACGCCCTCCAGCAGGGCATCGTCATCAACGGATTGCCGCTGCTGATCCGCCCGTCCAACTATGGCTATTTCAACGATATCGCCAATCTTGACGAATATTATGAGGATTGCGTGATCGGCGGTGCCGGCGCTTTTTTGATTCCGATTAAGGACCGGGCTAATTTCATCGAAGCCACGCGGACCAAATTGATCATGGAAATCGCCTCAATCCTGCCCCAACCGCTGTTCAAGAACAGCGCCATCATTCCGGCGCAGGCGCGCGAACCCCGCGTCAACTGCCTTGTCGGCGAATCCATGTGGCGTAACCGTTGGGGCAATTGA
- a CDS encoding NlpC/P60 family protein, whose protein sequence is MSDGWALPAGFDRRTTPARPDLTADALRGRVSSARYTLGRHMRVAVEAQALRASPSLDAALDTQALFGEDVTVFDESHGWAWVQLQADHYVGYLPTVSLIAPVEATHRVSAPRTLVYPSADIKRPIVMALPMQARLAVTRTTEKFVEVAGLGCIWRDHVTPLAETEQDFIAVARRFLFAPYLWGGKTSSGIDCSGLVQIALHACGLPCPRDSDMIAQQTGTAVTVQADGADCQRGDLVCWKGHVGIVSDAGALLHANGHHMQVIEEPLAGAVTRIRNSGGGEITAVRRLAPQA, encoded by the coding sequence ATGAGCGACGGATGGGCCTTGCCCGCTGGATTCGACCGACGCACGACGCCGGCGCGCCCTGATCTCACGGCGGATGCCTTGCGTGGACGCGTCAGCAGCGCCCGTTATACCCTGGGACGACACATGCGCGTGGCGGTCGAAGCCCAAGCGCTGCGCGCCAGCCCATCACTCGATGCGGCTTTGGATACGCAGGCGCTGTTTGGCGAAGACGTCACCGTCTTTGATGAGAGCCATGGCTGGGCCTGGGTGCAATTGCAGGCCGACCATTACGTGGGCTATCTGCCCACCGTATCTCTGATAGCGCCTGTCGAGGCGACCCATCGCGTCAGCGCGCCGCGCACGCTGGTCTACCCTTCAGCCGATATCAAGCGCCCCATCGTGATGGCGCTACCGATGCAGGCCCGCCTCGCCGTCACCCGCACAACGGAGAAATTCGTCGAGGTCGCCGGACTTGGCTGCATCTGGCGCGATCATGTCACGCCGCTGGCGGAGACAGAGCAAGACTTCATCGCTGTTGCCCGACGCTTCCTGTTCGCGCCCTATCTGTGGGGCGGCAAGACCAGCAGCGGCATCGATTGCTCAGGCCTTGTTCAGATCGCCCTGCACGCCTGCGGCCTGCCCTGCCCGCGCGACAGCGACATGATTGCTCAGCAAACGGGCACAGCGGTGACCGTGCAGGCAGATGGCGCCGATTGCCAACGCGGTGATCTCGTCTGCTGGAAGGGCCATGTCGGCATCGTTAGCGACGCGGGGGCGCTGCTGCACGCCAACGGTCATCACATGCAGGTGATCGAGGAGCCGCTGGCGGGCGCCGTCACACGCATTCGAAACAGCGGCGGTGGCGAGATCACGGCGGTGAGGCGTCTGGCGCCGCAAGCCTAA
- a CDS encoding purine-nucleoside phosphorylase: MFAKGAEVDGKLEAAADRIREIGGDEPLTSALLLDRGMEGMLEGLQDVVSLHFRDLPGFPALKDDAANDGCLTLGTLEGVRVACLSGHGSYAETGELNSMAFPFETLTLLGCTNLVMACGVTSVKADFLTGHLVNIADHINLSGLNPLVGAASAGGYMSLAEAYDGRMQRRLRRATIGAGVTFQDAVLMWLPGPVFATPAEARVARLLGADVIGHSFIPELIVARRIGLRVLSLGAVAGFSAGFQNGNPTHASFRAGCQQGVISLRRLWRAFHRVKET, from the coding sequence ATGTTCGCAAAGGGGGCGGAAGTGGACGGCAAGCTTGAGGCGGCAGCCGATCGGATTCGGGAAATCGGCGGTGACGAACCGCTGACGTCGGCGCTGCTGCTCGATCGCGGCATGGAAGGCATGCTTGAGGGTCTGCAGGATGTCGTAAGCCTGCATTTCCGCGATCTCCCCGGTTTTCCCGCCCTCAAAGACGATGCCGCGAACGACGGCTGCCTCACGCTCGGGACACTGGAAGGCGTGCGCGTTGCCTGCTTGTCTGGCCATGGCTCTTATGCCGAGACGGGCGAGCTGAATTCGATGGCTTTCCCGTTCGAGACCCTTACCTTGCTTGGCTGTACCAACCTGGTCATGGCCTGTGGCGTCACTTCGGTGAAGGCCGATTTTCTGACCGGCCATCTGGTCAATATCGCTGATCACATCAATCTCAGCGGCCTCAACCCGCTGGTCGGCGCGGCCAGTGCCGGGGGCTATATGTCGCTTGCTGAAGCTTATGATGGGCGCATGCAGCGGCGGCTGCGCCGTGCCACGATTGGCGCTGGCGTAACCTTTCAGGACGCGGTGCTGATGTGGTTGCCCGGGCCGGTGTTCGCCACGCCGGCTGAAGCGCGTGTCGCTCGCTTACTTGGCGCCGACGTGATCGGGCATTCGTTCATTCCCGAGCTGATCGTGGCGCGCCGCATCGGCCTGCGCGTACTGTCGCTCGGCGCCGTCGCTGGTTTCAGCGCCGGCTTTCAAAACGGCAATCCCACTCATGCGAGTTTTCGCGCCGGTTGCCAGCAGGGCGTGATCTCGCTGCGCCGGCTGTGGCGCGCTTTCCACCGCGTCAAGGAAACTTGA
- the ggt gene encoding gamma-glutamyltransferase, with protein MIRTTGWVFVAALLVATTAQAQIKTAQVKTIDARTLDQRPADPAPIIANDARILPALATHGMVASQEVKASRIGVDILRRGGNAVDAAVAVGFALAVTLPRAGNLGGGGFMMVHLAKQKKTIAIDYRETAPADTASDVFLDKEGEFVPERSQSSGLGVGVPGTVAGLALAHRKYGSGKLTLAQLIAPAIALARNGFIVEDDLADSLPQAARRLNRYASSRAIFLHPNGTPLGRGDRLVQRDLARTLQRIARQGEAGFYQGETAQKLIASIRERNGRMTLDDLKTYQVVEREPVRGTYRGHEIVSMPPPSSGGVHLIELLNILEAWPIGDYGHNSAQTVHLMAEAMKHAYADRSEFMGDPDFVKMPEKGLLSKAYAKQVREQISPDKAKPSIEIKPANPQPYESDQTTHYSVVDKDGNAVSNTYTLNFSYGLGLVADGTGVLLNNELDDFAAKAGAMNAYGLLGGAANAPAPRKRPLSSMTPTFVFKDGELEIVTGSPGGSRIITIVLQVIMNIIDHRMNAAEATEAVRVHHQWQPDELRVERGLSIDTIKLLEAKGHNVRIGSTFGSAQTIYRAEGVLMGTSDTRQRGGGAVGY; from the coding sequence ATGATAAGAACGACGGGTTGGGTGTTCGTCGCGGCCCTTCTGGTTGCGACGACGGCGCAAGCCCAGATCAAGACCGCGCAAGTCAAAACGATCGACGCCCGAACACTCGATCAGCGGCCGGCCGACCCCGCCCCCATCATCGCCAATGACGCGCGCATCCTGCCGGCACTTGCCACCCATGGCATGGTTGCCAGCCAGGAGGTGAAAGCCTCGCGCATCGGCGTCGATATTCTGCGGCGCGGTGGCAATGCGGTCGATGCGGCCGTTGCCGTTGGCTTCGCGCTCGCCGTCACCCTGCCGCGCGCCGGCAATCTTGGCGGCGGCGGCTTCATGATGGTGCATCTGGCCAAGCAGAAGAAAACCATCGCCATCGACTATCGCGAGACCGCGCCGGCTGACACAGCCAGCGATGTCTTCCTCGATAAGGAAGGCGAATTCGTGCCGGAGCGCTCGCAGTCCTCGGGCCTCGGCGTCGGCGTGCCCGGCACCGTGGCCGGGCTTGCTTTGGCGCACCGCAAATATGGCTCAGGCAAACTGACCTTGGCGCAACTCATCGCGCCAGCGATCGCGCTGGCCCGTAACGGCTTCATCGTCGAGGACGATCTGGCCGATTCCCTGCCGCAGGCGGCGCGCCGGCTCAACCGCTACGCTTCAAGCCGCGCTATCTTCCTACATCCCAACGGCACACCGCTGGGACGTGGCGACCGGCTGGTGCAGCGCGACCTGGCCCGCACGCTGCAACGCATCGCCCGGCAAGGCGAAGCGGGCTTCTATCAAGGTGAGACGGCCCAGAAGCTCATCGCCAGCATTCGCGAGCGCAACGGCCGCATGACGCTCGACGATCTGAAAACCTACCAAGTCGTCGAGCGCGAGCCGGTGCGCGGCACCTATCGCGGCCACGAAATCGTTTCAATGCCGCCACCCTCTTCAGGCGGCGTGCATCTGATCGAGCTTTTGAACATTCTGGAAGCCTGGCCGATCGGCGACTACGGCCACAATTCGGCGCAGACCGTGCATCTCATGGCCGAGGCCATGAAACATGCCTATGCCGACCGTTCCGAATTCATGGGCGACCCCGATTTCGTCAAGATGCCGGAAAAGGGCCTGCTGTCGAAGGCCTATGCCAAACAAGTGCGCGAGCAGATCTCGCCCGACAAGGCTAAGCCTTCGATCGAGATCAAGCCCGCCAATCCGCAGCCCTATGAAAGCGACCAGACCACCCATTACTCCGTCGTCGATAAGGACGGCAATGCGGTCTCCAACACCTATACGCTCAATTTCTCCTATGGCCTCGGGCTTGTCGCCGACGGCACCGGCGTTCTCCTGAACAACGAACTCGACGATTTCGCCGCCAAGGCTGGCGCGATGAATGCCTATGGCCTGCTCGGCGGCGCTGCCAACGCGCCAGCGCCGCGCAAACGGCCGCTGTCGTCGATGACGCCGACGTTCGTATTCAAGGACGGCGAGCTAGAAATCGTCACCGGCTCGCCGGGCGGATCGCGCATCATCACCATCGTGCTGCAGGTCATCATGAACATCATCGACCACCGCATGAATGCGGCGGAGGCGACCGAGGCAGTGCGCGTCCATCATCAATGGCAGCCCGACGAATTGCGCGTCGAGCGCGGCCTCTCCATCGACACGATCAAACTACTCGAGGCCAAAGGCCATAATGTGCGCATCGGCTCGACGTTTGGCTCGGCCCAGACGATCTACCGGGCCGAGGGCGTGTTGATGGGCACCAGCGACACCCGCCAGCGTGGCGGCGGTGCCGTCGGCTACTAG
- a CDS encoding MarR family transcriptional regulator — translation MSSVLKASQSLQLLHDVSLGFALECRPEGAADFTLRQLTVLLTIYLEPPPHTVRGLAAKLDVTKPVITRALDSLGKIGLVSRRRDPADRRNVVVQRTVKGALYVEAIGDLVIRKMQALR, via the coding sequence ATGTCATCTGTTCTGAAAGCTTCCCAGTCGTTGCAGCTTCTGCACGATGTTTCACTCGGCTTCGCGCTCGAATGCCGGCCCGAGGGAGCGGCTGATTTCACCTTGCGGCAGTTGACCGTGCTGCTGACCATCTATCTGGAGCCGCCGCCGCATACAGTGCGCGGCCTGGCCGCCAAACTCGATGTCACCAAGCCGGTAATCACCCGCGCCCTCGACAGTCTCGGCAAGATAGGGCTCGTCAGCCGCCGCCGCGATCCCGCCGACCGGCGCAATGTCGTCGTGCAGCGCACGGTGAAAGGGGCACTTTACGTGGAAGCGATCGGCGATCTCGTCATTCGAAAAATGCAGGCTTTGCGATGA